From Myotis daubentonii chromosome 15, mMyoDau2.1, whole genome shotgun sequence, one genomic window encodes:
- the LOC132217300 gene encoding testis-expressed protein 101-like: MERVGSVLARLRVDTCDNGALCQESLMVVKSGAKMALLATKKCSSNRIPTITLVHHSPPPGIMVFYSSYCEHSFCDSRENIPEIWNSGVPRAPNMSTTFHCPTCLALGACSSVPSLPCPIDTTQCYQGKLRVAGGDIDSTLEVKGCTSVPHCWLMSGIFTSVPKWVKEMCPYQSLIQSRKVGNGATTWLSISVGRLGLLLLLLL; this comes from the exons ATGGAAAGAGTGGGGTcagtcctggccag ACTGAGAGTTGATACTTGTGACAATGGAGCGCTGTGCCAGGAATCCCTGATGGTGGTCAAATCTG GGGCCAAGATGGCACTTCTGGCCACGAAAAAGTGCAGTTCCAACAGGATACCCACAATAACGTTGGTCCACCATTCTCCACCACCCGGAATAATGGTCTTCTACAGCAGCTACTGTGAGCACTCCTTCTGTGACAGCAGAGAGAACATCCCTGAGATTTGGAATTCAGGGGTG CCCCGTGCTCCCAATATGTCAACAACCTTCCACTGCCCAACCTGTTTAGCTCTTGGGGCCTGTTCGAGTGTGCCTTCTCTTCCCTGTCCCATTGATACAACTCAATGCTATCAAGGAAAACTTCGGGTTGCTGGAG GAGACATTGACTCAACTTTGGAGGTCAAAGGCTGTACATCTGTACCTCACTGTTGGCTGATGTCTGGGATATTCACAAGTGTACCCAAGTGGGTAAAGGAAATGTGTCCATACCAATCTCTCATTCAGTCCCGAAAGGTTGGAAATGGGGCCACCACTTGGCTCTCCATTTCAGTTGGAAGATTAGGGCTATTGCTGCTGCTATTGCTATAA